One window of the Dreissena polymorpha isolate Duluth1 chromosome 5, UMN_Dpol_1.0, whole genome shotgun sequence genome contains the following:
- the LOC127831364 gene encoding complement C1q-like protein 4 encodes MTILCNIIKVKCTGKREQRNNRSKRQVVGTVAFSAYLDHDVTNLGPDHTIQFHGVVLNKGNAYNPNTGIFTVPLDGVYFLTFAAEDYRFHREWLNLVVDGQLFSSTVFGAANGHFVGSNIVLARLTIGQSVWVAVDSRETTGGSLQGDNTERFTTFSGFYLYE; translated from the exons ATGACTATTCTGTGTAATAT AATTAAAGTTAAGTGTACTGGAAAACGGGAGCAACGAAATAATCGGTcaa AGCGCCAGGTGGTTGGAACTG TCGCATTCTCTGCTTACTTGGACCATGATGTCACCAATCTTGGTCCAGACCACACTATTCAGTTCCACGGCGTAGTCCTCAACAAAGGCAACGCCTACAACCCCAACACTGGCATTTTCACCGTCCCATTGGATGGCGTATATTTCCTGACATTCGCCGCTGAGGATTATCGCTTTCATCGTGAATGGTTAAATCTAGTTGTGGACGGACAGCTATTCTCGAGCACGGTTTTTGGAGCGGCCAATGGTCATTTTGTGGGAAGTAACATAGTATTGGCTCGACTCACAATAGGTCAATCGGTCTGGGTAGCTGTGGATTCTCGGGAGACGACAGGCGGCTCACTTCAAGGCGATAATACCGAGCGATTTACAACGTTCTCCGGATTTTACCTGTATGAGTAG
- the LOC127831030 gene encoding uncharacterized protein LOC127831030: MASVEFTDLPIIDFAKAKTDRDEQAKKIVSVLESVGFAFIDNVQGIDYKGLWDCCQWLFAKPIDFKRKIMRKHWNSENSNIYRGYFPVVPGQPSRQEAFEFARDVKDDDPTISKTNWFYEKSIWPEEDGALPFKEFMQGQYEIMHETCMELLRLCAIGLGIPEESFTDLFNPNPCSTFRIMHYPPWEGQPPEYAKLEDDKLIAIPEHTDSDFMTLLTAFHYGGLEIMQANGKWAAVKTRPGSLVMNIGDTFSRMLGGRFKATRHRVIDIGEDRYSVPFFLSPKFHGDIGVNFLSQYTQEGHSHVPERFGPWVLHTMKHKKKYFEYTDLPEIEN; this comes from the coding sequence ATGGCGTCTGTCGAATTCACTGATCTTCCGATCATCGACTTTGCTAAGGCCAAGACAGACAGAGACGAGCAGGCAAAGAAAATAGTGAGCGTTCTAGAAAGCGTTGGATTTGCATTCATTGATAATGTACAAGGCATAGATTACAAGGGTTTATGGGATTGCTGCCAATGGTTGTTTGCCAAACCAATCGATTTCAAAAGGAAGATCATGCGAAAGCATTGGAATTCAGAAAACTCAAACATTTACCGAGGGTACTTTCCGGTAGTTCCGGGACAACCGAGTAGACAAGAGGCTTTTGAATTTGCTCGAGACGTGAAGGATGATGATCCAACTATTTCAAAAACAAACTGGTTTTATGAGAAGTCAATTTGGCCTGAGGAAGATGGGGCGTTACCATTTAAAGAATTTATGCAGGGGCAGTACGAAATCATGCATGAAACCTGTATGGAATTGCTTCGACTCTGCGCAATTGGACTTGGTATTCCAGAGGAATCTTTTACTGATCTTTTCAATCCAAACCCTTGTTCGACCTTTAGAATTATGCACTACCCACCATGGGAGGGACAGCCGCCGGAATATGCCAAGCTAGAAGATGATAAATTGATCGCAATCCCGGAACATACGGACTCCGACTTCATGACCCTTCTGACAGCCTTCCATTACGGTGGTCTGGAAATCATGCAGGCGAACGGAAAGTGGGCAGCAGTTAAGACGAGACCGGGTAGTTTGGTGATGAACATTGGCGACACCTTCTCACGAATGCTTGGCGGGCGTTTCAAGGCAACCCGTCATCGTGTCATTGATATCGGAGAGGACAGGTATTCGGTTCCGTTTTTTCTGAGTCCCAAATTTCACGGAGACATCGGGGTTAATTTCCTGTCTCAGTACACGCAAGAGGGGCATTCGCACGTTCCCGAGAGATTTGGCCCCTGGGTCCTTCACACTATGAAACACAAGAAGAAATACTTTGAGTACACAGATCTTCCTGAGATCGAGAACTAA